The Mangifera indica cultivar Alphonso chromosome 8, CATAS_Mindica_2.1, whole genome shotgun sequence genome has a window encoding:
- the LOC123222746 gene encoding pentatricopeptide repeat-containing protein At4g02820, mitochondrial: MLLRSIRATVAAARLFSTKAAEVKIDGAVRNGGGGGRDTLGRRLLSLVYTKRSAAIAIRKWKEEGHTVRKYELNRIVRELRKLKRYKHALEVCEWMTLQQDIKLLPGDYAVHLDLISKVRGVPSAENFFENLPDKMRGQATCSALLHTYVQNKLSAKAEALMEKMRECGFLKCPLPYNHMLSMYISSGKMDKVPEVLKELKKNTLPDVVTYNLWLNVCALENDVETAEKVFLELRKVKLDPDWVTYSALANMYIKNKLPEKAESTLKEMEKRVSRKNRIAYSSLLSLHTNMGDKDGVHRIWKKMKSLFRKMNDAEYTCMISSHVKLGELQKAENLYNEWESISGTGDPRVPNILLAAYITKNQMEKAETLYNRMVQKDIKPCYTTWELFTWGYLETSHMEKLLDCFQKAIGTVNKWSPDKRLVKKVFEKLEEQGNIEAAEQLLVILRNAGYVTTEIYNSLLKTYEKAGKMPLIIAERMERDNVQLNADTHKLIKVTSTMPVTEVSISFP, translated from the exons ATGTTGCTCCGCTCAATTCGAGCCACCGTGGCCGCCGCACGGCTTTTCTCTACTAAAGCGGCAGAAGTAAAAATCGATGGAGCCGTCAGAAATGGTGGAGGCGGCGGTCGAGACACGCTGGGGCGGAGACTTCTGAGCCTGGTGTACACAAAACGCAGCGCGGCAATTGCCATTCGGAAATGGAAAGAAGAAGGTCACACAGTGCGCAAATACGAGCTCAATCGTATCGTGCGAGAGCTCCGGAAGCTCAAGCGCTACAAACACGCACTCGAG GTATGTGAGTGGATGACTTTACAGCAAGATATTAAGCTACTACCTGGTGATTATGCCGTTCACTTGGATTTGATTTCGAAAGTTCGCGGTGTACCTAGTGCAGAAAATTTTTTTGAGAATCTTCCTGATAAGATGAGAGGTCAAGCCACTTGTTCAGCTCTGCTTCACACCTATGTCCAAAACAAGTTGTCTGCCAAAGCCGAGGCTTTAATGGAGAAAATGAGAGAATGCGGGTTCCTGAAATGTCCCCTTCCCTATAACCACATGTTGTCCATGTATATTTCCAGTGGGAAAATGGATAAGGTTCCTGAAGTGCTTAAGGAGTTGAAGAAAAACACTTTGCCTGATGTTGTTACTTACAATTTATGGTTAAATGTATGTGCTTTGGAAAATGATGTTGAAACAGCTGAGAAGGTCTTTCTTGAGCTAAGAAAGGTGAAACTAGATCCAGACTGGGTAACGTATAGTGCATTAGCCAACatgtacataaaaaataaactccCTGAAAAAGCTGAGTCTACTTTGAAGGAAATGGAGAAAAGAGTCTCTCGGAAGAATCGAATTGCTTATTCATCCCTTCTCAGTTTGCATACTAATATGGGGGACAAGGATGGAGTTCATCGAATCTGGAAGAAGATGAAATCATTGTTTCGCAAAATGAATGATGCTGAGTATACTTGCATGATATCTTCACATGTGAAACTCGGGGAACTCCAAAAAGCTGAAAATCTCTATAATGAGTGGGAATCCATTTCAGGGACTGGTGATCCTAGAGTTCCAAATATACTTCTTGCAGCTTATATCACCAAAAACCAGATGGAAAAGGCAGAAACTTTGTACAATCGGATGGTGCAGAAAGACATCAAGCCTTGTTACACTACCTGGGAACTTTTTACGTGGGGTTATTTAGAAACAAGCCATATGGAAAAGCTTCTAGATTGTTTTCAGAAAGCTATTGGTACTGTGAATAAATGGAGTCCCGACAAAAGGTTGGTTAAGAAAGTATTTGAGAAGCTTGAGGAGCAAGGAAACATCGAAGCAGCAGAGCAATTGCTGGTTATTCTTCGAAATGCTGGCTACGTGACAACTGAGATATATAATTCATTGCTGAAAACTTATGAAAAAGCTGGTAAAATGCCTCTTATAATTGCAGAGCGAATGGAGAGAGACAATGTTCAGTTAAATGCAGACACTCATAAGCTTATAAAAGTAACTAGCACAATGCCTGTGACTGAAGTTTCAATTAGCTTTCCTTAA
- the LOC123224294 gene encoding uncharacterized protein LOC123224294: MAAFVEDGGEVGFEEGLPWLPSHVLDEAFSDTHHHLQRQVKHKQHQQQHPPSSKLPAESLTVQSKTGSQPHHKPRYPRAYRGSGMQAIFLESGQKSCGTGVFLPHGGSTNFHPSRKPACSPVLLPSRVVQALNLNVHAIGLQISQRKDYKANNCDNSVKVKSTGNDVSTKCSVILQHQENSSPDIFLPKEWTY, translated from the exons ATGGCTGCTTTTGTTGAAGATGGAGGAGAAGTCGGTTTTGAAGAAGGATTGCCCTGGCTTCCTTCTCATGTTCTCGATGAAGCATTTTCTGAtactcatcatcatcttcag AGACAAGTGAAGCACAAGCAGCATCAACAGCAACATCCCCCTAGTTCTAAATTGCCAGCAGAGTCACTTACTGTG CAATCGAAAACTGGCTCTCAACCGCATCACAAACCGAGGTATCCCAGGGCATACAGAGGATCTGGAATGCAAGCAATTTTTCTAGAATCTGGCCAGAAATCTTGTGGGACTGGAGTTTTTTTACCACATGGAGGCAGCACCAATTTCCACCCGAGCAGAAAGCCAG CTTGCTCCCCTGTCCTTCTTCCTTCCCGAGTTGTTCAAGCCCTCAACCTCAATGTACATGCAATAGGCCTGCAAATTTCACAGCGAAAAG ATTATAAAGCTAATAACTGTGATAACTCAGTCAAAGTTAAAAGTACTGGGAATGATGTGTCGACAAAATGCAGTGTAATCTTACAGCATCAAGAGAATTCTTCACCAGATATATTTCTTCCTAAGGAATGGACTTACTAG